In Eubalaena glacialis isolate mEubGla1 chromosome 12, mEubGla1.1.hap2.+ XY, whole genome shotgun sequence, a single window of DNA contains:
- the LOC133102414 gene encoding large ribosomal subunit protein eL21-like, which translates to MANTKGKRRGTCYMFSRPFRTHGVVPLATYMRIYKKGDTVDSEGMGTVQKGMPHKCYHGKTERVYSVTQHAIGILVNKQVKDKILAKRINVRVDHIKHSTSRDSFLKRVKENDQKKKEAKEKGTWVQLKRQPAPPREAHFVRTDGKEPELLEPIPYEFMA; encoded by the coding sequence ATGGCCAAcacaaagggaaagaggaggggcaCCTGCTACATGTTCTCTAGGCCTTTTAGAACACATGGAGTTGTTCCTTTGGCCACATACATGCGAATCTACAAGAAAGGTGATACTGTAGATAGCGAGGGAATGGGCACTGTTCAAAAAGGAATGCCCCACAAATGTTACCATGGCAAAACTGAGAGAGTCTACAGTGTTACCCAGCATGCTATTGGCATCCTTGTAAACAAACAAGTTAAGGACAAGATTCTTGCCAAGAGAATTAATGTGCGTGTCGATCATATTAAGCACTCTACGAGCCGAGATAGCTTCCTGAAACGGGTGAAGGAAAATgatcagaaaaagaaggaagccaaAGAGAAAGGTACTTGGGTTCAACTGAAGCGCCAGCCTGCGCCACCCAGAGAAGCACACTTCGTGAGAACCGATGGAAAGGAGCCTGAACTGTTGGAGCCCATTCCCTATGAATTCATGGCATGA